The following proteins come from a genomic window of Astatotilapia calliptera chromosome 11, fAstCal1.2, whole genome shotgun sequence:
- the preb gene encoding guanine nucleotide-exchange factor SEC12 isoform X2 → MNMAVGKGVIAAGQDGTCCLMQFKQCTQKEAKDANKDGKSKQQGNARLRAGKGDKCGQDGVTPSGNMSDMKDETIHISVTASAEVQSDLNPQDPLQKVVRFSPDQSLLLTGGTDGHIRVWEFPSLKKKFDFKAHEGEIEDLDISPGNKHLVTVGRDFACSVWSGNQLSMSLKWHETMSQIDEKTYRYLACRFGKVEDQKDALRLYTVQIPHKRDRKPPPCYLTKWDGRSLLAMLTAPCGTEVISSLAVSDSGTFLGLGTVTGSVAIYIAFSLQRLYYVHESHGIVVTDLAFLPHSMKGKNIKGNNETALLSVAVDSRCQLHRVARRRYFPVWLVLFFCGVLVVGVVLLLQHLFPGFI, encoded by the exons ATGAACATGGCTGTAGGTAAAGGTGTGATTGCTGCAGGACAGGATGGGACCTGCTGTCTGATGCAGTTTAAACAGTGCACGCAGAAAGAAGCCAAAGATGCTAATAAAGATG ggaaaagcaAGCAGCAGGGTAACGCCAGGCTACGAGCTGGGAAAGGAGACAAGTGTGGACAGGATGGAGTTACACCATCTGGAAACATGTCAGATATGAAGGACGAGACGATTCACATCTCTGTGACCGCTTCAGCTGAAGTGCAGTCAGACCTGAACCCTCAGGATCCGCTTCAGAAAGTCGTCAGGTTCAGTCCTGACCAGAGCCTGCTGCTAACTGGAGGCACCGATGGGCACATCAGAGTCTGGGAG TTTCCTTCCCTGAAGAAAAAGTTTGACTTCAAAGCACATGAAGGAGAGATCGAAGACTTGGATATAAGTCCTGGGAACAAG CATCTGGTGACTGTTGGTCGGGACTTTGCCTGCAGTGTATGGAGTGGCAACCAGTTGTCTATGAGTCTTAAATGGCATGAAACCATGTCTCAAATAGATGAGAAGACCTATCGATATTTGGCTTGCAG GTTTGGAAAGGTTGAAGACCAGAAAGATGCCCTGAGACTTTACACCGTGCAGATCCCCCATAAACGAGACAGAAAACCTCCCCCGTGCTACCTCACCAAGTGGGACGGCAGGAGCTTATTGGCCATGCTGACGGCTCCCTGCGGCACGGAGGTCATCTCCAGTCTGGCTGTCAG TGACTCTGGAACATTTCTTGGCCTTGGAACTGTGACAGGATCAGTAGCAATCTACATCGCGTTCTCCCTACAG AGGCTGTATTATGTGCATGAATCACACGGCATCGTGGTGACAGACCTGGCCTTCCTGCCTCACTCCATGAAAGGCAAGAACATCAAGGGGAACAATGAAACAGCCCTGCTGAGCGTAGCTGTGGACAGTCGCTGCCAACTACACCGTGTTGCCAGAAGAA GATACTTCCCTGTTTGGCTGGTGTTGTTCTTCTGTGGTGTACTGGTGGTGGGAGTCGTTCTCCTCCTACAGCACCTCTTTCCAGGGTTTATTTAA
- the preb gene encoding guanine nucleotide-exchange factor SEC12 isoform X1, translated as MGKKKVPDLYRAPFPLYSVKVDPDTGLVIIAGGGGASKTGIKNAVHFLDLQLVGEYQHSASLLHSHDTDTRATMNMAVGKGVIAAGQDGTCCLMQFKQCTQKEAKDANKDGKSKQQGNARLRAGKGDKCGQDGVTPSGNMSDMKDETIHISVTASAEVQSDLNPQDPLQKVVRFSPDQSLLLTGGTDGHIRVWEFPSLKKKFDFKAHEGEIEDLDISPGNKHLVTVGRDFACSVWSGNQLSMSLKWHETMSQIDEKTYRYLACRFGKVEDQKDALRLYTVQIPHKRDRKPPPCYLTKWDGRSLLAMLTAPCGTEVISSLAVSDSGTFLGLGTVTGSVAIYIAFSLQRLYYVHESHGIVVTDLAFLPHSMKGKNIKGNNETALLSVAVDSRCQLHRVARRRYFPVWLVLFFCGVLVVGVVLLLQHLFPGFI; from the exons ATGGGGAAGAAGAAGGTTCCAGATTTGTACAGAGCCCCCTTCCCCTTGTACTCTGTGAAAGTGGACCCTGACACAGGGCTGGTGATCATAGCAGGAGGAGGGGGGGCCTCCAAGACGGGCATAAAGAACGCTGTG CACTTCCTGGATCTGCAGCTCGTTGGGGAATACCAGCACAGTGCCAGTCTCCTTCACTCCCATGATACTGACACACGTGCTACCATGAACATGGCTGTAGGTAAAGGTGTGATTGCTGCAGGACAGGATGGGACCTGCTGTCTGATGCAGTTTAAACAGTGCACGCAGAAAGAAGCCAAAGATGCTAATAAAGATG ggaaaagcaAGCAGCAGGGTAACGCCAGGCTACGAGCTGGGAAAGGAGACAAGTGTGGACAGGATGGAGTTACACCATCTGGAAACATGTCAGATATGAAGGACGAGACGATTCACATCTCTGTGACCGCTTCAGCTGAAGTGCAGTCAGACCTGAACCCTCAGGATCCGCTTCAGAAAGTCGTCAGGTTCAGTCCTGACCAGAGCCTGCTGCTAACTGGAGGCACCGATGGGCACATCAGAGTCTGGGAG TTTCCTTCCCTGAAGAAAAAGTTTGACTTCAAAGCACATGAAGGAGAGATCGAAGACTTGGATATAAGTCCTGGGAACAAG CATCTGGTGACTGTTGGTCGGGACTTTGCCTGCAGTGTATGGAGTGGCAACCAGTTGTCTATGAGTCTTAAATGGCATGAAACCATGTCTCAAATAGATGAGAAGACCTATCGATATTTGGCTTGCAG GTTTGGAAAGGTTGAAGACCAGAAAGATGCCCTGAGACTTTACACCGTGCAGATCCCCCATAAACGAGACAGAAAACCTCCCCCGTGCTACCTCACCAAGTGGGACGGCAGGAGCTTATTGGCCATGCTGACGGCTCCCTGCGGCACGGAGGTCATCTCCAGTCTGGCTGTCAG TGACTCTGGAACATTTCTTGGCCTTGGAACTGTGACAGGATCAGTAGCAATCTACATCGCGTTCTCCCTACAG AGGCTGTATTATGTGCATGAATCACACGGCATCGTGGTGACAGACCTGGCCTTCCTGCCTCACTCCATGAAAGGCAAGAACATCAAGGGGAACAATGAAACAGCCCTGCTGAGCGTAGCTGTGGACAGTCGCTGCCAACTACACCGTGTTGCCAGAAGAA GATACTTCCCTGTTTGGCTGGTGTTGTTCTTCTGTGGTGTACTGGTGGTGGGAGTCGTTCTCCTCCTACAGCACCTCTTTCCAGGGTTTATTTAA